CAACCCATTCCATATGAATTGCTTTAGTCGAAAAACAGACGAAAATTGCAATGTAAGACTTGAACACTTGTTTGGAACGTGGAGGACCGTATCGCATGTTGAACGGGCCAGCATAATCCACGCCGCATATATGAAAGGCTGATGACGGAATGACACGTTCAGTTGGCAGTGACCCCATGATTTGTTGACTACCTTGAACCTTCCAGCGATAACATggattacaattaaaaatgatctTTTGAACTATACGTCGTATCCCAATTATCCAGTAACGCCTTCTAAGGCTGGCAATGAGGTGTTGTGGACCCGCGTGAATTAGCCTACGATGCTCACGTTCCACGATGAGCTCAGATAGCTGTGAGTCAGCCGGTAGAAGTATTGGATGTCGTACGTCATATGGCTCATTAGCGTTTTGCAATCGGCCACCCACTCTGAGTATTCCGTGAGTATCTACAAAAGGACTTAATGAATTTAAGTTGCTATTGTGCGTGCAAAGTGATTGTCTGGCACGTAACTCAGAGATTTCCGCCTTAAACgatgaattttgaattatatttatccaGAATTTTGAACTCTTCTCGATTTCTTCGGCTGTTATTTCTCCACTTACTCGCTTGTTCTTAACTGTTACTCCGCGGAACAAATATGCCGTGCTTCGGTACAGTCGTTCTAACTTTGAAAACCTCCCAAGGATATCTATAAAATCAATTGTTTTGTTCATACTAACTTGTAGGACAGTAACCGCCTTGCGTCGTTCTGTAAGTTCAGTTACTTCTTCTCGGATGGTTATGGTTGGCCATTCCGACTCTAGTAATGCTAGCCAGTGCGGCCCTGACCACCACTGactacaattaattaattcctTGACACTTAGTCCTCGTGATATGTGATCTGCAGGGTTGTCACATCCTTTTACATGTTTCCATGAATAGTTAGTGGTTAATTCTCTTATTTCTTCAATGCGATTCGCAACGAATGTGTTCCAGCTATTTCCTGGCTCATCACTTTGAATCCAACTAATAACTATTGACGAGTCTGACCAAAATGTTACGTTGTCCAGAGAAATAACTTCCTTCAATGCTTGACATATGATAGTCATCAACTTAGCAGCCAATAATGCTGCACACAGCTCTAGACGTGGAATAGTTGTTGCCTTCACCGGGCAAACTCTAGACTTTGCTATGAGCAACTGCACAGTCACTGCCTGCTCCTTTGTCACACTTCGCAAATATGCACATGCTCCGTAGGCAACTTGGGATGCGTCACAAAATATATGAAGCTCATTCTGAATGCTGTCGCTGACTGTAACTCTCCGAGGAATGTTAATTTGTGTTATGTCTTTAAGCTCCTTCCGATAATTTTCCCAAGCTGTGTGATGTTCAATCGGCAGTGACTCGTCCCATGCTAATTTTAGCTTCCACAGTTGTTGGACAAATATTTTTGCCTTCACAATTACAGGGTTCACCAGTCCTAATGGATCAAACAGCCTAGACATTTCTGATACTACTTTGCGTTTTGTACATGATGATAGTGGTTTCGCTACTTGAACCTTGAAATGGAATTGGTCTTCAATCGGCTTCCAACAGACTCCGAGGGTTTTTGTCGTTACATCATCTTTGGGGTTGAAATTATGATTGGTTGATTGCATCGCATTTGGAATAGGTTCTAATAATTTGTCACGATTCGAACACCACTTTCGAAGTAGAAAACCACCTTTTTTGCACATCTTCAACATATCGTCTTGGAGTTTTATAGCTTCTTCTACACTTGCTGCTCCTGTCAACAAGTCGTCGACGTAAAAATCTCGTTTCGCAATGCGAGACGCTTCTTCATGATTCTTTTTCTCACATTCAGCTAATTGCAGCAGAGTCCGGATAGCCATAAAAGGCGCCGCCGATGTTCCGTAGGTGACTGTCTTAAGCTTATAACTCAAAAGAGGCTCATTTCGGTTTTCCCTCCACAGAATTTGTTGATACGATTGACATTTGGGACTTATAGCAATTTGTCTATACATTTTCTCAATATCCGCTGTCATGACGACTGCATGAATACGAAATCTAAGTAGAATAGCTCTTAAATCGTCCTGAATTGTAGGGCCCACCATGAGGGTATCATTCAGTGACACGGACGTCGATGTCTTGGACGATGCGTCAAACACGACTCGTACTTTAGTCGTAAGGCTTTCCTGTCTAATTACCGCGTGATGAGGCAGAAACAACTGATATTGTTCTTTTCGATTTTCATTTTCTTCCAGATTTGATGTCATGTGTCCTAACTCGATGTATTCACGCATAAACTTTACATATTCTTCTTTCAATTCTCGATTTCCTTCAAGCTTTTGTTCCATCGTATAAAACCGTTTTTCAGCCATCACTCGAGACTCTCCCAGCTGCTTTACATTTTCTTTGAACGGTAGTTCTAATGTGAATCTACCATTCTCCTCTCTCCGATAAGTGTTTAGAAAATGTTCTTCACATCTTTTTTCTTCCGTTGAAAACCCTTGAACTGGCGACGACCGTACAACCTCTTCTAACTCCCAGAATTTTTGAATTTGCTTTTGGATGGGATCAAGTGTGCTTGCGGTTGCCGACAAACAGTGAATTGGGTTTGTAGAAGTTATATGTCCTGACAAAATCcaaccaaaaactgttttttgcCAAATGGCATCAGTGCCTGCGGGTCTAATTTGTCCAATACACAGAAGTCGAAAGAACACTTGAGTTCCCACAATCATATCGATTTTCCGCGTTGAACATACATCCGGATCTGCGTATTCTTTGCTGCTAATCACCTTCATTATGTTTTCTTCGGGATATACTGTAGGTAGTGTACCTGCCACGTTCTGCATTATAAAAAACTGAAGCCTGGCTTCGAACGCGTTTAATCGGGATTTTATGCTAGCCGTAATTTCACCAATTGGTGTACATGAGTTCCCGGAGACACCACGAATGGTAATATTTGCCGATTTTATAGGATAACCAAGTTTCGTAGCTAATTTCATAGTCATCAAATTTACCTGTGATCCCGAATCGAGGAGGACTCGAGCAGTTACTTTCTCATTCCGAGCATCGTTCATGATGACTATTGCTGTCGACAACATGGCTACTTCTTTTCCTTTTATATTACCATTAGTATTTATCTGTGCATTACAAACGACTGCAGGTTCTTGTACTTCAGGACTGCTCAGTATATCATTGCTTGTTTCTTGTACTAGTATTATGTTGTTGGAAAATGCTTCTTCTCGTTCATCTTCTTCTAAATGCAATTTACTGTTGTGTCGCTTATTACACCTTTGACAACCAGAACTACGACATGTGGATGCTCTATGACCACTCCGTAAAcagtttaaacaaacatttgcTGCTCGAGCGGTTTTCACCTTATCCGGAGTTCTCATTTCTAAAAACCGTGAACACTGATACAAAGCATGTGGAATTTTGCATATATGACATTTTGTGGTTGTGTCTTCGATCGTCATTGAGTTATCCTGAAATGTTGTAAACGACCTTCGTGACCCTTGAACTGCTAAGTGATTATTTGGCACCTTAGATTGACCTTTTGACACTTCAACAGCCTCAAGTGTGTGACACCGATGAGAaagaaatttatcaaattcCATCCAAGTGGGCACGCTGGTGTCCGTTCTGGACACTTCCCATTCCATCAACGATTTAGCATCTAATTTTGAGGCAGCAAGAAATACTAAAGGTGTGCTCCAACCATCAACCTTTTCTCCAACTGCCTTTAATGCACCTAAGTGTCTTGTGAATGTATCATAAAAACAACGTAATTCTATTGCGGATTCCTTTTCAAGTCGTTGAACCGCGAACAGTTTGGATAGATGTGACTGTACAATTAGAcgtttattttcaaaacgtttGGTAAGTAACTCCCAAGCTACTTGGTAATTTACGTCGGTGATCTCTAAACTATTAATCAATTGTGCAGCAGACCCCGAAAGAGCTAAACGCAGATATTGAAGCTTTTGTACCGCGGCAATGTTTTTCTTATCGACCATCACAGTAAAGTTGTCTCGAAACGATTGCCAATTTTCATATCCACCGGAAAACTCTGGTAGGCTTATACGGGGCAGTTGAAACAATTGACTATCATTTTGTTGATATGGTTGAGTTGGTGTCGGTATGTTTGATAGCCGATGATTTTCACCTTCCTCCGAAGCGGCAGCTTGGACAGCAAAGAAGTCATTTTCAAACATGGTACGTTCACTTTGCTGATCCGCGGAATCGTCGAACTCTTCAATTTCCGTTTGAACTGCATCAAATTCATCATATAATGCGTTCAATTTATCGCATCGAAGCTTCAACTCGGTGAAATTtcttttgtcattttttaagaatccattaaaaaatgtaccaaaTCGAGTTAACTTCCCTTTAATCACTCCCCGTCTCCTTATTGCTTCCTTCAA
This portion of the Acyrthosiphon pisum isolate AL4f chromosome A1, pea_aphid_22Mar2018_4r6ur, whole genome shotgun sequence genome encodes:
- the LOC103309893 gene encoding uncharacterized protein LOC103309893; amino-acid sequence: MPSNGKNSDENLKEAIRRRGVIKGKLTRFGTFFNGFLKNDKRNFTELKLRCDKLNALYDEFDAVQTEIEEFDDSADQQSERTMFENDFFAVQAAASEEGENHRLSNIPTPTQPYQQNDSQLFQLPRISLPEFSGGYENWQSFRDNFTVMVDKKNIAAVQKLQYLRLALSGSAAQLINSLEITDVNYQVAWELLTKRFENKRLIVQSHLSKLFAVQRLEKESAIELRCFYDTFTRHLGALKAVGEKVDGWSTPLVFLAASKLDAKSLMEWEVSRTDTSVPTWMEFDKFLSHRCHTLEAVEVSKGQSKVPNNHLAVQGSRRSFTTFQDNSMTIEDTTTKCHICKIPHALYQCSRFLEMRTPDKVKTARAANVCLNCLRSGHRASTCRSSGCQRCNKRHNSKLHLEEDEREEAFSNNIILVQETSNDILSSPEVQEPAVVCNAQINTNGNIKGKEVAMLSTAIVIMNDARNEKVTARVLLDSGSQVNLMTMKLATKLGYPIKSANITIRGVSGNSCTPIGEITASIKSRLNAFEARLQFFIMQNVAGTLPTVYPEENIMKVISSKEYADPDVCSTRKIDMIVGTQVFFRLLCIGQIRPAGTDAIWQKTVFGWILSGHITSTNPIHCLSATASTLDPIQKQIQKFWELEEVVRSSPVQGFSTEEKRCEEHFLNTYRREENGRFTLELPFKENVKQLGESRVMAEKRFYTMEQKLEGNRELKEEYVKFMREYIELGHMTSNLEENENRKEQYQLFLPHHAVIRQESLTTKVRVVFDASSKTSTSVSLNDTLMVGPTIQDDLRAILLRFRIHAVVMTADIEKMYRQIAISPKCQSYQQILWRENRNEPLLSYKLKTVTYGTSAAPFMAIRTLLQLAECEKKNHEEASRIAKRDFYVDDLLTGAASVEEAIKLQDDMLKMCKKGGFLLRKWCSNRDKLLEPIPNAMQSTNHNFNPKDDVTTKTLGVCWKPIEDQFHFKVQVAKPLSSCTKRKVVSEMSRLFDPLGLVNPVIVKAKIFVQQLWKLKLAWDESLPIEHHTAWENYRKELKDITQINIPRRVTVSDSIQNELHIFCDASQVAYGACAYLRSVTKEQAVTVQLLIAKSRVCPVKATTIPRLELCAALLAAKLMTIICQALKEVISLDNVTFWSDSSIVISWIQSDEPGNSWNTFVANRIEEIRELTTNYSWKHVKGCDNPADHISRGLSVKELINCSQWWSGPHWLALLESEWPTITIREEVTELTERRKAVTVLQVSMNKTIDFIDILGRFSKLERLYRSTAYLFRGVTVKNKRVSGEITAEEIEKSSKFWINIIQNSSFKAEISELRARQSLCTHNSNLNSLSPFVDTHGILRVGGRLQNANEPYDVRHPILLPADSQLSELIVEREHRRLIHAGPQHLIASLRRRYWIIGIRRIVQKIIFNCNPCYRWKVQGSQQIMGSLPTERVIPSSAFHICGVDYAGPFNMRYGPPRSKQVFKSYIAIFVCFSTKAIHMEWVDDLTSDAFLATLKCFIARRGSPLKIYSDNGRNFVGAAAQLKKFLASTDLKKHLSYYAAHSGISWSFIPPHAPHMGGLWEAGVKSMKFHLRRSLGETTLSQREATTLLAQIEAVLNSRPLIAASTDPNDLEALTPGHFLIGRPLTAIPEPCYSSIKTYKVRWHKIQQIVQQFWQRWRTEYLQSLQVRNKWQKPKQNLQIGDLVLIREDFETPLAWRRGRVVDVHKGSDGFIRVATIKTHTGEVKRPVHKLCLLPNQESRSLNPSRA